In the genome of Bremerella sp. P1, the window GTCCCAACCAATTCAGTAAAGCGGGGTGCGTGGCTTGCGACTTCTCCCAGTCTCCTGGATCTTCTACCAGGCCGCGCCCCATCAGACGCTGCCAAACACGATTCACCATCACGCGTGCGAATCGTTCGTTCTCAGGCGCGGTGATCAATGCCGCCAGTTGTTCACGAGTGTTCTTGGGATCGGCTGCAATCTTCTGGAAGGACTTTTCTGAGCAGAATTGGCTAAACGGCCAAGTCGGTTGCACATCCGTTCCAGGCTTCAGCGTGACCTGAATGAGTGGCTCGCGGCCGCCGGCACTAAGCTTATCAGTGGAAACAACGCTCGTGGCTGGAACCCGGACAGGCTTCTTCGATAGCATGGCCGCCAGTTGGAATAGCTGTTCCTGTTTTGAAGAACGCACTGGGGAGTCGTGGCAGCGTGCGCATTTCATTTGCACACCGAGAAAGGCACTTGCGAGAATGGCGCCTTTTTCTGCCATCGGAGCGTCATTCTGGCCAGCCAGCGCGAAGCCGGCGGGACCGCCATTGCTTGAACTTCCCTCCATGCATATCAGTTCCGTTACGAACGCGTCCATTGCCAGATCGTCACGGAGAGATTCGTAAATCCACCAACGGAAAGGGCCCGTATTATTCAGGCTTCCTGAGAGCATATTTGGATTCTCGGCCAACACATCGAGCCAATAACCCATCCAGTGATCGGCCCAGCGAGGATCGGCGAGCAGGCGGTCGATCGCATTCTCGCGACGCACTTGGGAATCGTCGTCGAGAAAGACACGAATTTCTTCAGTGGTTGGCAACACACCAACCGTATCGAGTGTGACACGGCGTAGAAAGGTAAGGTCGTCGGCCAGCGGGGGCATCTCCAGAGTCGTTACCTGGAACTCCGGCCAGTTGGCTCCCTGCTTGATCCATGCCTCGAGCTGCGCGGTTTCTTTGGGTGTAAGTCGATTGCCGTTAGGCGGCATGATGTCATCGCCGTCGGTGGTAACGCGGCAGAACAACTCGCTGGCGGACGGCTCGCCTGGTTCGATTGCTGGGATACCCGAATCGCCCCCTTGAAGACTGAATTCCAGCGTTTCCAATCGCAAGCCACCCTTAGCGTCTTCGCCTGAGTGACAGCTGTTGCAGCGGCTTTCCAGTATGGGCTTAATATCCTGGAAGAAATCCAACCCATCCTGATCGGCATGCTCATAGGCCGGCGCGACCTCGGTAATGCGAGCAGCGATGAAATGATCTACCTCATTTAACGCGGGCATGGCTGCCGGTAGTGGTGGCACCGGCACGTCGGAGGTCGAGGCAAGCCATGCATCAGCCTGTTCGCGTCGTTGTTTCCAGTAATCGGCTGACAGGTCACGCTTGGCATGTCGGCGTTGAGTATTAATCTGATCGTAATGCGCACTGCGTTCCGCTTCGTAATCGGCCCATCGTTGGTCGGTGTAAGGGATCTTCCTTCCTGAGGGTGAGATCAATTGCCAAGACTCTTCGCCCTCAGGCGACCAAGCGGCCACCGTTTCACCGAGACCTGGACGAACCGTTCCAAAAACGGTTTCCAGAACCACGAGATGTGGCTGTTCTCCCGTGGATTCGAATTCACACCACGCCTCGCGATTGCCGGGAGGCGCAAAGCGGAAATCAGGTCCTAGATCGAGATAGTTGTCCTGCTCAGAAGTCAGGTGATGGCCATTCAAGCTGGATGGCATGAGCGGCGTGTCGAGAATCGTTTTTCCATCAATGACTAAACGTGAAATACCTCTTGCCCGCAGCAGGATACGATGTTTGCCTTTAGGAAAGGAAACCAGGCCCACTGCTCTGAGGAACGTGTTGCTTGGGGAATTCCCGATGACGCCAGTGGCCGTATAGACTTTGGGTACCTCGAAGAATCCAAATGCGTCTTCGGTCAGAGTCTCGCTTGCCGCAGGGGACGTGTCTGGCCATTCTCGTCTACCAGGAATACCATTGGTGCAAAGTTCTACCAGTACTTCGCCGGACTTGACGTCATCGTGGGAAATTGGGGTCGGGGGAGGGGAGATCGCATAGCGGCTATCGATCTCTGAGTTCTTTAAAATGCCACGATGCAATACCAGGGAATCAAGCCGGCCTTGGAAAAATGACTTATGTTCACCTTCTCCGGTGGCACCCCCGAGTTGTAGTGATGCAGGTCGCTGAACTGGTCCCCGAGTGGTCGACTTCTCCCACTTTCCCGAGAACAACTGTAGCCTGCCGTTTACGTAGAGCAGAATGCTTGACGGATCACCGTAGGTGAAAGGAATGGCGATGTGATGCCATTCGAGTCCGGTCAGGCTAATGGTGCCGCTCCACCACTGATGACGGGTCGGTACATCACCTTCCTTTTCCGGTTCCGCCGCGAAGCAGAAGCCAACTCGCATCGAACTGGAACTTAGACGTTCTACCATCAACGACCAATTGAGATTGTCGTCAGCTTTTCCAGCTCGATTAGGATCGCCCTTGGCGAGTAGAAAGACGGGCTGTTCTTCCTTCAACTCCTTTGGCGCGATCCAAAAGTCGAATGTCAGTGAATCCCCGTGTTTGAATGTGGGCGCACTATCTCCGGAAAGGATAAGCGGTGCCTCCGTTGTGAAGTGGGCTGCCTTGTTATCTTTTCTGAAAAGCGGATGCAGTGGTGGACGCGGTCCAGCGACGGTATCAGGGCATGGCCCAAGATCATCTTCGCCATCAAAATTCCAGGTAAGCGCCGGCACAGCTGGTGTCAGGTCCTCGCGATCGGGCGGTGCCGCGCCAGCTAGGGGCGGCGCGGAGACGATCAGGAGGAAAAGAATAGTGCGCAATAGGGAATTCATTTTCGATCAGGTTACCTATAGAAGGCCAATATTGAGTCCGTGAGCTGCGTAAATGGCCGCTTCTCACATGCTCTCAAAAATTGCCTCAGCGTTAGGCGTCAGTTGTTTCTTTGTCGTAGCTGGTTTGGAAGGGAATCAGGTAGGTGGGACGTGCGATTCGTTCCATGGAATAGACCCGGCAAGGACGGGGGAATTGTCTGACATGTCTCGCGGATGAGCAGGCTGAGAGCAGGCATTATGCGCCGTACACGAGTCCCTTATGCACATGACCTTCGTTAAGATCAACACGCTCAGGTCTTCCTTTGTGCATGTAGACGACCTTTGTGTGATCAAGCCCCATCATGCCCATCACGGTCGCATGAATGTCGTGCACGTGCAGTTTGTCTTCGACTGCATACAATCCAAGATCATCCGTCGCACCAATCGTTTGTCCGCCTTTGGCTCCACCACCGGCCATCCACATCGTGAAACCTGTTGGGTTGTGATCGCGTCCCGTTCCTTTTTCACTCATCGGTGTACGGCCGAATTCACCACCCCACATGACGAGCGTATCTTCCAGCATTCCGCGTTGTTTCAGATCCGCGATCAGGCCTGCAATCGGCTTGTCCACGCCGCGGCAAAGACGTGAGTGATTGCCTTCGATATTGCTATGACTATCCCACTTGCTGCCAGCCCCAGAGTAGAGCTGAATGAAACGCACGCCTCGCTCGACTAACCGTCGTGCCAGGAGGCATTGACGACCGTAGACTTCGGTCTCCTTCTGATCGAGTCCGTACATCTTCTGAATGTGTTCGGGCTCGTTCTCAAGATCGATCGCTTCCGGTGCATCGGCCTGCATCCTTGCCGCCAGTTCATAGCTGTGAATGCGAGCATCGAGGTCAGTGTTCGATTCGCGGCCCTCGAAGTGGTGGCGGTTTAGTTGATTGATAAACTCCAGCTTCCGCTTCTGCTGGGAAGATGAGATGCCTTTGGGATTGTTAAGATTCCGCAGCGGCTCATCGCCCCCCTCGAACAACACTCCTTGATGACCGGACGGCATAAACCCGGAGCCCCACGCACGAACTCCGTTGACCACCATCGAGTTACTATCCTTCATCACGACGAAGTCCGGAAGACTCTTGCTAGCCGAACCCAGTCCGTAGGAGACCCATGCCCCGAGAGATGGACGCCCGCCAAACACGGCACCCGTATTCATTTGGCAGACGCCACCAGCATGGTTGATACCATCAGATACGCATGAGTGAATGACACACAGTTCATCTGCGATTGCGTGGTGATGAGGCAGCCAGTCGGAAATCCACAGCCCACTTTCTCCGCACTGCGACCATTTTCGTTTGCACTCTAGAATGGGAGAATTGATTTCACCCATCGCAGTGACCGGCCGGGGGAAACTCTCCGGCAGCTTTTGACCGGCAAGGCGGTTTAGCTCTGGCTTGTAATCGAAGAGGTCCAAATGACTTGGTCCACCTTCCATAAACAACCAGATGATATTCTTCGCCCTGCCGACGTGATGTGGAATCTTCTCGCCCGTCGGATTGTTTTCGCGTGCGGCAAAGAGTGATTGGCCCGTGAGTGCTGTGTACGCCAGCGCTCCGAATCCGCCACCAGCGCGGCAAAGAAAGTCACGACGCGAATTGGGGAGTTCGATGTTATTGCACATGGAGTATTTCATATCCAGAATCCAGGCTTCAGGATGTTTCAGTTATTGTGAACGCTGTCTACTGCAGGTACAGAAACTCGTTGGAATTGAACAAAGCGTGACAAAAATCGGTAACGGCGCAGAGTATCTTCTTCTCGGCCAATGATTTTTCACCTTCCTGACTCGAACGTAGCCATGCCGTGTTCGGGGCAGGCTGCTCACCATCTTCATCATTGAAACGCCAGTCGAGGATTCGCACGGCCTTCTCTGAGTGCTCGCCGATCAGCAGTTGCTGACGTGGCAAGGTGCCGCGGCTGATGGTCAGACGCGCAAATTGACCATCCCACAGATGCCCGCTTGCATCTCGACCCCCCGCAGTGATCTTCAGTGCCGGATTCTGTATTCCGGACACAACGGACGTTGTCACGGTTGATGTTTCTACCTCTGAGTCAGGATCGGATAGATCCTTCATATAGAAAGTCACCGATCCGGCAGTGGGATCGTCATCGGAAGTAGTCGCGGAAATTGCTGCGGCTAGATAAACCGGCTTGTTCAAGGGAACTCGTAGACCGGACGCGACCACGTCGAACGCTGCTTGATCCTGGAAATCGCGACCACTCAAGACGACAACAAAGTTACGTGGCTGGTACGCCGACTTTGTACTGGTCACGGCTACCGACCAACCATCAGATTTTGAGTTGCTATTCCAACGAGAAATTAGTGAATTCGCGCTGGCATCGGGGTAGAGGCGATCGAGATTCACAACCGCTTCCACCGTGAACTGATCATCGAAACCGTTCGTGTCTTTCACCTGAAGCCGTTCAAAGCGGCTGCCCGGTTGAATCCACAGCGTCTTCGTTCCGAGCCCAAATCCCTTAACCGCTCCAAAGTGTTGGGTGACAGGGCGTAGTCCCGTTTCATTGGGATACTTGGCAACGACCTCGGGAACCGTGATCGATTCGGCCTGTTCACGGATAAACGCTAATGCGGCAGCGACTTCTTCGTCGTCTGCATTACGTCCGAAGGTTAGCTGCCAAGCCTCGCGAATATCATCTGCATCAAGTTCCGTCTTGCCCGCCAAAAGTCGCTTAGCGAAGGCCTCGGAGCGGTCCAGCGTCCATTCGCCATTTACCAAAAGCAACGACTGAACGGGCGTCGTTGTTGCAACGCGGTCTGGGGCGGATTCAAAACACAATGGCGCATCAAATCCACTCAGCATTTCGTCTGGTTTATTTCGCTTCTTGATAACGTAAACACTGCGATTTGGTGTTGATCCACTTACAGATGGACCTCCGTCACGATGCTTTAATTCACCGGAAACGGCGAGCATCGCATCGCGCAACTGCTCGGCATCGAGCCGCTTAGCTGGGAATCTCCAAAGCAGTCGATTGGCCGGATCGATATCGAGTGGACGAGCGGCTGTCGTACTACTGGAAGGATCTTCCTGTGAAGATATGCTGACAGACTGGGGCATGTCGCCTTCACGACGAGCGGTCTGGCGGTATGTAGCACTATTCATGATCAGGCGATGCAATGGCTTGGTTTTCCAACCGCCATCCAGGAATCGCTGTGTCAGCCAGTCGAGTAGTTCCGGGTGACTTGGTGGCTCGCCCAGTGAGCCAAAATCGTTCGGCGTTGGTACGATTCCCTGGCCAAAGTGACGTTGCCAGATACGGTTGGCAAACACACGTGTCGACAGCGGATTGTCTTTGCGGACAATCCAGTTGGCGAGTGCCGTACGTCGACCGGTGGTAGACTTGGTCGGATCGATATCTGGTTTTTGTTCGCCAAGCAGTGTTAGGAACGATGGCTGAACTTCTTCCTTCGTGGTGCGCGTCATCAAGAAGGTCGGTGCCGGTTCTGTACCGATGTCGGTTGCGACGAACGCAGTGGGGAGTGGTTTGGGTTTCAAGGAGTCATGCTTCTTCAACTCAGCCTGAAGCTCTTCGTAACGCTTCAGCTTTTCTGGAGACTTTTTCAGTCCTTTGGCCCGATCATACCGCTGTTCTGCACGATCGACCTGTCGCCAAACAAGATAGGACAATTGCTTATCGAACGTCGTCTTTTCTGACTCCGGCTTGTTGTAGATGTCCTGAACGTCCGGCGGAAACTGCTTGACGATATTGTGGCGAGTGTTCTCGATACCGTTTCCTACCAACTCGTCAATTTCATCTCGGATTGCTTGGGTTGCCTCTTCCCACTTCTGTTGCTGAGCTTGATGAGCTGCGATCTGTTCCGGCGTTGCCAGGGGGCGATCCATGGGCCACGCCACCGAAGATAGAAACGCCTGCAATCCGAAATAATCTTTCTGCAAAATTGGATCGAATTTATGGTCGTGGCACTGAGCACAACCGATTCCGATGCCCAGGAAGGCCTCACCAGTTACGCGGGTCATTTCATTGATGATCAGATCCCAGTGCATTCGGGCGTTGCGCTGATTCCACTCGTAGACACCATGACGCAAATATGCGGTTCCGATAAAGGCATCGGGATCCTCGGGCGCGATCTCATCACCAGCAAGATGCTCGCGAACGAACTGGTCATAAGGCTTGTCTTCGTTTAACGATCGGATCACATAGTCGCGAAATGCACTCGCATCGGGTCGGAAAGCGTCCTCGTTGTAACCATCACTTTCTGAGTAACGCACCACATCAAGCCAGTGCTGAGCCCAACGTTCCCCATAACGTGGGCTGTCGAGGAGTTCATCGATCAAACGCTGCCACGCATCCGGCCGGTCGTCTTCGACAAACGCTGTGATCTGTTCTGGCGTCGGCGGAAGACCATGTAAGTCGAAGTAGGCACGTCGCACGAGCTCGTAGCGATCCGCTTCGGGCGCCGGCTCAAGGCCCGCCTCTGCCAGCTTTCGTGCGACGAATCGATCAACTTCGTTCC includes:
- a CDS encoding PSD1 and planctomycete cytochrome C domain-containing protein, whose product is MLHRSLLLSLQILFLFTCSSLLAQDESAEKEHLKFFEMQVRPLLAQHCLECHSAESQKGMLRLDSRAAMLKGGESEEASIVPGKPDESLLISAVRHESYEMPPKGMLPEKDIAVLVKWVELGAPWPGGDDTLIIRQDGDRITDEDRKWWAVQPVADPVVPQDGDGWARNEVDRFVARKLAEAGLEPAPEADRYELVRRAYFDLHGLPPTPEQITAFVEDDRPDAWQRLIDELLDSPRYGERWAQHWLDVVRYSESDGYNEDAFRPDASAFRDYVIRSLNEDKPYDQFVREHLAGDEIAPEDPDAFIGTAYLRHGVYEWNQRNARMHWDLIINEMTRVTGEAFLGIGIGCAQCHDHKFDPILQKDYFGLQAFLSSVAWPMDRPLATPEQIAAHQAQQQKWEEATQAIRDEIDELVGNGIENTRHNIVKQFPPDVQDIYNKPESEKTTFDKQLSYLVWRQVDRAEQRYDRAKGLKKSPEKLKRYEELQAELKKHDSLKPKPLPTAFVATDIGTEPAPTFLMTRTTKEEVQPSFLTLLGEQKPDIDPTKSTTGRRTALANWIVRKDNPLSTRVFANRIWQRHFGQGIVPTPNDFGSLGEPPSHPELLDWLTQRFLDGGWKTKPLHRLIMNSATYRQTARREGDMPQSVSISSQEDPSSSTTAARPLDIDPANRLLWRFPAKRLDAEQLRDAMLAVSGELKHRDGGPSVSGSTPNRSVYVIKKRNKPDEMLSGFDAPLCFESAPDRVATTTPVQSLLLVNGEWTLDRSEAFAKRLLAGKTELDADDIREAWQLTFGRNADDEEVAAALAFIREQAESITVPEVVAKYPNETGLRPVTQHFGAVKGFGLGTKTLWIQPGSRFERLQVKDTNGFDDQFTVEAVVNLDRLYPDASANSLISRWNSNSKSDGWSVAVTSTKSAYQPRNFVVVLSGRDFQDQAAFDVVASGLRVPLNKPVYLAAAISATTSDDDPTAGSVTFYMKDLSDPDSEVETSTVTTSVVSGIQNPALKITAGGRDASGHLWDGQFARLTISRGTLPRQQLLIGEHSEKAVRILDWRFNDEDGEQPAPNTAWLRSSQEGEKSLAEKKILCAVTDFCHALFNSNEFLYLQ
- a CDS encoding DUF1553 domain-containing protein, producing the protein MRTILFLLIVSAPPLAGAAPPDREDLTPAVPALTWNFDGEDDLGPCPDTVAGPRPPLHPLFRKDNKAAHFTTEAPLILSGDSAPTFKHGDSLTFDFWIAPKELKEEQPVFLLAKGDPNRAGKADDNLNWSLMVERLSSSSMRVGFCFAAEPEKEGDVPTRHQWWSGTISLTGLEWHHIAIPFTYGDPSSILLYVNGRLQLFSGKWEKSTTRGPVQRPASLQLGGATGEGEHKSFFQGRLDSLVLHRGILKNSEIDSRYAISPPPTPISHDDVKSGEVLVELCTNGIPGRREWPDTSPAASETLTEDAFGFFEVPKVYTATGVIGNSPSNTFLRAVGLVSFPKGKHRILLRARGISRLVIDGKTILDTPLMPSSLNGHHLTSEQDNYLDLGPDFRFAPPGNREAWCEFESTGEQPHLVVLETVFGTVRPGLGETVAAWSPEGEESWQLISPSGRKIPYTDQRWADYEAERSAHYDQINTQRRHAKRDLSADYWKQRREQADAWLASTSDVPVPPLPAAMPALNEVDHFIAARITEVAPAYEHADQDGLDFFQDIKPILESRCNSCHSGEDAKGGLRLETLEFSLQGGDSGIPAIEPGEPSASELFCRVTTDGDDIMPPNGNRLTPKETAQLEAWIKQGANWPEFQVTTLEMPPLADDLTFLRRVTLDTVGVLPTTEEIRVFLDDDSQVRRENAIDRLLADPRWADHWMGYWLDVLAENPNMLSGSLNNTGPFRWWIYESLRDDLAMDAFVTELICMEGSSSNGGPAGFALAGQNDAPMAEKGAILASAFLGVQMKCARCHDSPVRSSKQEQLFQLAAMLSKKPVRVPATSVVSTDKLSAGGREPLIQVTLKPGTDVQPTWPFSQFCSEKSFQKIAADPKNTREQLAALITAPENERFARVMVNRVWQRLMGRGLVEDPGDWEKSQATHPALLNWLGREFVHSGYSLKAVSRIIFNSHAYQRASLPQLLQPEALYVGPAPRRMAAEQIVDSLFAATGTPFKVEEMTFDVDGISNQRSLGKPRRSWMLASTSNERDRPSLTLPRVQSVITVLESFGWRGARQSPVTLRESDPNVLQPAVLSNGTMASWTTRLSDDHGITQLALEDQSLEEFIESLYLRLLTREPTEAESKFAINLLGPGFEQRRTNVPPEEPVKRVRPKYTAWSNHLDGPANALAAELEAKARRGDPPTRKLDADWRERVEDFLWYTLNQPEWIYIR
- a CDS encoding DUF1501 domain-containing protein gives rise to the protein MKYSMCNNIELPNSRRDFLCRAGGGFGALAYTALTGQSLFAARENNPTGEKIPHHVGRAKNIIWLFMEGGPSHLDLFDYKPELNRLAGQKLPESFPRPVTAMGEINSPILECKRKWSQCGESGLWISDWLPHHHAIADELCVIHSCVSDGINHAGGVCQMNTGAVFGGRPSLGAWVSYGLGSASKSLPDFVVMKDSNSMVVNGVRAWGSGFMPSGHQGVLFEGGDEPLRNLNNPKGISSSQQKRKLEFINQLNRHHFEGRESNTDLDARIHSYELAARMQADAPEAIDLENEPEHIQKMYGLDQKETEVYGRQCLLARRLVERGVRFIQLYSGAGSKWDSHSNIEGNHSRLCRGVDKPIAGLIADLKQRGMLEDTLVMWGGEFGRTPMSEKGTGRDHNPTGFTMWMAGGGAKGGQTIGATDDLGLYAVEDKLHVHDIHATVMGMMGLDHTKVVYMHKGRPERVDLNEGHVHKGLVYGA